The Nitrospinota bacterium genomic interval TTAAATTCCAATTTGGTCTTTCTGTAGAATATTTTACCTCTCTTAAATGAAAAAACTCATCGTTTCCAGATCTTTTACTATTTAAAAAGGGATGTAATTCATCAAATTCAATAACAAAACCCTTGTGGCTATCTGTATAATGAGCCCACATTAGCAAATTTTTTGGATTTTTTGTTAAACAAAGAATACCGATTATTTTTTCAAATGTTGAGTTTATAGTATTTCCAATTTCACCAACAACATTATTAGTTTGATTGACTTGAAATAAATTATCCTTAACAACATATTTTTGGGTGTCCGCAATGGTTTTAAATTGGTCTAGAGAAATCATTAACCTATGTTGTTCGGATAATGTCATATACTCCTGTTCTAATAATGAATCCCAATTTTTATTTAAATGTTTCTCTAACTTGCATTCGGAACCTAGAGAGTCCAAAAATGGTTTCATTTCAAATGGGTCATTGAACGCATTGGGTTGCGTAAATCGGATAAGCCTATTTGTTAATATATCCAACCTATCTTCCGTAACGTATTTAAAAATACTCATCTAGAACCCTATCCAAAATAAAATTGTAATTTCAATCAAACCAAACACCCCCTCACCCCTTCCTCCAAACGCTCCCGGTCCAGGCCGCGGCCAATGAAGACCATTTTATTTTCCCGTATTTCGTCGCCCCAGGGGCGGTCGCTCTTACTGTCGAACATCATGTACACGCATTGGAAGATGTGACGCTGATCCGAATCTTTCAGGTTCATAATCCCCTTGGCGCGCATGACGTCCATGCCCTCAAAGATGAGCAGCATCTGCAACCAGTTCACAAACCGACTGCGATCCAACTCACCGGGAAGGGTGATGCTCACGGAGGTGATCGCCTCTTCCGGGTGGGAATGGTCGTGTTCGCCCTCATGAATAGAGAAATCCTCTAGGGGTTTGACCGTCTCCAGATCGAAGCCACCGGTATTTAAAATTGCATCCAGGGGGACGGCGGCGTTTTGCGTGGGGATAATCCGCGCCGTCGGGTTGATACTGCGGATGCGGCTTTCCACTTTCTTTAACTCTTCGGCGGAAACAAGATCGATCTTGTTGAGCAGGATGACGTTGGAAAACGCGATCTGTTCCCACATCACCTCCACCTCTTCGAGATGCTTCCAGATGTTCAGGCAATCGACCAGCGTGATCACGCCATCGAGCTTGAGGGAATGATTGATTTCGTCTTCGAGCAAAAATGCCTGCGCGATCGGACCGGGAGACGCAAGCCCGGTGCTTTCGATCAATATAGTGTCGAATTTATCGTGCCGTTCGATCAAGCGGTTCAAGGTGGCAATGAGATCGCCCTTGATCGAACAACAGATGCAACCGTTGTTCATTTCAAAGATGTCCTCGTCCGCGCCGATGACCAGATCATGATCTATCGGAATTTCGCCAAATTCGTTTTCGATCACGGCGATGCGCTTGCCGTGATTGCCTTTGAGAATGGTGTTGAGGAGCGTGGTCTTGCCCGCCCCCAGAAACCCGGACAACAGGGTCACGGGCAATATTTTTTCATCAGGATTCGTCATGGAAAGGTGCCTTTGGTTTCTGCAAAAATGTTTGCCGGTTGCCTCAACTACAAATGAGTTAAAATAGGTGGCTTTAAATTATCAAATTTGGGCAATAAATATCGGAAAATTCGCCATCGCCAGGATTTTTCTGCATTAGAACGGGGCTTGAGATTCCTGTTATTTCTGTCAAACTAAAATCCGGCAAGAGCCCCGGCCCTACCTTCTCAATAAATAACGCTTGGACCTCATAAGAATATGAATTCACGGTTCTCCTTAGGAAATTTATCGAAACAATCCAAGACGGTTTTGATCGGCGGGTTTGTGCTGGCGATCATCATTCTGTTCGAGGTTTGGGACCGCCAGGAGGAATTGTGGTTTGAGCAACTGAAACAGGACGTATTGGAAAATACCCTGATTCTGGGCGGAAAGCTGGAAGTCATCGAAAGGGAACTGCAGGGAGTTTTGTCGCTGTTCAACGCGTCCTCATTTGTCACCGATGAAGAATTCGAAACCTATGTCATCCCCATTTTAAAAAACAACACCTACATTCAAAGCCTGATCTGGTTGCCCAGAGTATCCCATTCACAGCGGGAATATTATGAAGGGAAAATGGCCACTGAGGGTTATCCCGATTTTCACATCACCGAACAGTCCGATGAGGGAACTGTGATTGAAGCCATTCAGAGGGAAGAATACTATCCGGTGCATTACGTGGAACCCTTGAAAAGAAATGACGCCTTGTTCGGGTTTGACCTGAGCAGTATCCCCTCTATTAAAAAGGTGATCCGGGAGTCGCGGGATAGCGAAAGAATCATGGCCTCGGAAAAATTCAAATACCTGCAGGATAACCAGAACAATGCCGGGATTTTTGTGTTTGCCCCCTATTACGAGACCAAGACAATTCCTGTAACCCTGGAGAATCGCAGACAAAATTTAAATGGATTTCTGGTCGGTTTTTACCGCGTGGGCGAAATGATGAACCAGATGGTTCAACCCTACCAGGCGAAAGGCATCAACCTGGTCGTTTACGATGCGGACGCAGCTTCCGGCAACGACAAACTGTACGGAGAGCCTCTCCCAAATCCACGCCGCGAATTCAAAAACTTAATCAACTTCTCCGATCGCAACTGGTTTTTGCTCTGGCAAGGTACGGATGAATTCATGGGCGGCCCTAAAAAAAAATCGGCATGGTGGATAGCGGGCGGAGTTCAGGTGTTCGCTATTTTTCTCGCCATTATTTTTGAGATGATGGCTTCCCGCACCCGCCAGGTGGAAAACGAGGTCCGCACGCGCACCGGGGAGCTGACCCAGGCCAATGACAATTTGAAACTGGAAAATGCGGCTCGAAGAAAAGCCGAAAAAGAATTACACGCCGCCAAAGAGGATGCCGAATTGGCCAATAAAGCAAAAAGTATCTTCCTGGCTAATATGAGCCATGAAATACGCACACCCATGAACGCCATACTGGGTTACTCTCAGATCTTAAAGAGCAACGAGCATCTGGACTCGACCCAGAATAAAACCATCGAAAATATTTTACGCAGTGGCGATCACCTCCTGCAACTCATCAACGACATTTTAAATATCTCCAAGATCGAAGCGGGGAAAATGGAGCTGCACCGCACCGACTTCGACCTCATCGAACTAGCACATGGAATTTCCACGATGTTCCAGCCCCGTTGTCAGGAAAAACAAATCCGCTGGATTCTCGATTTCCCTGAAGAAGATTCTATTGTAGTTCACGGCGATGAAATCAAGTTGAAACAAGTCCTGATCAATCTGTTGGGCAACGCCGTGAAATTTGTAGATGC includes:
- a CDS encoding DUF2971 domain-containing protein codes for the protein MSIFKYVTEDRLDILTNRLIRFTQPNAFNDPFEMKPFLDSLGSECKLEKHLNKNWDSLLEQEYMTLSEQHRLMISLDQFKTIADTQKYVVKDNLFQVNQTNNVVGEIGNTINSTFEKIIGILCLTKNPKNLLMWAHYTDSHKGFVIEFDELHPFLNSKRSGNDEFFHLREVKYSTERPNWNLMEVESFNVFLTKSQEWAYEEEWRMLRPLKGEENRISNQTNDIYLFSCPLEAIKSIIMGCRMTQARREEIKSILKKDKECSHIELFQSAEEEKLFSLKFEQINI
- a CDS encoding GTP-binding protein, with amino-acid sequence MTNPDEKILPVTLLSGFLGAGKTTLLNTILKGNHGKRIAVIENEFGEIPIDHDLVIGADEDIFEMNNGCICCSIKGDLIATLNRLIERHDKFDTILIESTGLASPGPIAQAFLLEDEINHSLKLDGVITLVDCLNIWKHLEEVEVMWEQIAFSNVILLNKIDLVSAEELKKVESRIRSINPTARIIPTQNAAVPLDAILNTGGFDLETVKPLEDFSIHEGEHDHSHPEEAITSVSITLPGELDRSRFVNWLQMLLIFEGMDVMRAKGIMNLKDSDQRHIFQCVYMMFDSKSDRPWGDEIRENKMVFIGRGLDRERLEEGVRGCLV
- a CDS encoding CHASE domain-containing protein, with translation MNSRFSLGNLSKQSKTVLIGGFVLAIIILFEVWDRQEELWFEQLKQDVLENTLILGGKLEVIERELQGVLSLFNASSFVTDEEFETYVIPILKNNTYIQSLIWLPRVSHSQREYYEGKMATEGYPDFHITEQSDEGTVIEAIQREEYYPVHYVEPLKRNDALFGFDLSSIPSIKKVIRESRDSERIMASEKFKYLQDNQNNAGIFVFAPYYETKTIPVTLENRRQNLNGFLVGFYRVGEMMNQMVQPYQAKGINLVVYDADAASGNDKLYGEPLPNPRREFKNLINFSDRNWFLLWQGTDEFMGGPKKKSAWWIAGGVQVFAIFLAIIFEMMASRTRQVENEVRTRTGELTQANDNLKLENAARRKAEKELHAAKEDAELANKAKSIFLANMSHEIRTPMNAILGYSQILKSNEHLDSTQNKTIENILRSGDHLLQLINDILNISKIEAGKMELHRTDFDLIELAHGISTMFQPRCQEKQIRWILDFPEEDSIVVHGDEIKLKQVLINLLGNAVKFVDAGEITFRVVPKTTNHFLFEVIDTGKGIPREHQKNIFEPFHQEEEGAKKGGTGLGLAIVKKHVELMDGILTLDSAPGKGSRFAFTLCLPPAKNPLGAAQQKNIKYFHLAEGCHVKALVVDDNEQNREVLSKILTSAGIEVLTAVNGEQALERVRLQSPDIIFMDLRMPVMNGFQALEIIKKDFGSQNIKTVAISASAFEHQRKSTLSKGFDDFIPKPFHIEDIFNCLVKLLEVRFISEEKQSVFNSENTLAITKIQLPESILNRLKQAAGLSSLTDLKVCMQELESLGEDGKSCLSHLQPLVGKYDMQGILALLEKVTNGPET